One stretch of Brettanomyces nanus chromosome 4, complete sequence DNA includes these proteins:
- a CDS encoding uncharacterized protein (EggNog:ENOG41) yields the protein MSSHALSESDEETGSFGKWSSSGHANGSLFNKCKESLIHFYKEYIIRNMGITLTLISQFFNSLMILFCKLLLMDPDFDEPMHPFQILFVRMTMTYIGCALYLGLYKRDPDFPLGPKGFRKLMMGRGVGGCISVAGQYFALLYLTISDTIVITFLSPIITSLMAYFFLRERFTRAEAVGGMLAFVGVIFISRPSFLFGDVGTDSITAGTEAGVTSSAEGDGRLLETNNPTLRLLGSFLALSATFGTGIAMCCIRKIAFHAHALLTVSFFALITVIVSFFGIILTPGLTFEIPRNTRQWVLLIALGVAGFIMQFLLTAGMQREKAARAIAMSYSQLIYASFFDLVIFNHWPSKLSFLGEMIITVAVVGIIYFKEEPTSSHDLEDLEDHDSISLSSLSIDDDDSIH from the coding sequence ATGTCTTCACATGCTTTGTCGGAATCTGACGAAGAGACCGGCTCGTTTGGTAAATGGTCCAGTTCAGGCCATGCCAACGGTTCGCTTTTTAACAAATGTAAGGAATCACTTATTCACTTCTACAAGGAGTACATAATACGCAACATGGGTATTACATTGACGCTTATATCAcagttcttcaactctctTATGATTCTATTTTGCAAACTTTTACTTATGGATCCAGATTTTGATGAACCGATGCATCCGTTTCAAATCTTGTTTGTTCGTATGACCATGACTTACATCGGCTGCGCACTATACCTAGGACTCTACAAGAGAGATCCCGATTTCCCCTTGGGTCCTAAAGGCTTTCGAAAGCTTATGATGGGACGAGGAGTAGGTGGATGTATATCCGTTGCAGGACAGTACTTTGCCTTGCTTTATCTTACAATATCGGACACTATAGTAATCACTTTCCTTTCTCCTATCATTACCTCACTTATGGcatatttctttcttagaGAGAGATTTACACGGGCCGAAGCCGTTGGTGGAATGCTGGCATTTGTTGGTGTCATCTTTATTTCCCGGCCAAGCTTCCTTTTTGGTGACGTTGGTACTGATTCTATTACTGCCGGCACGGAAGCAGGAGTTACTAGTTCTGCTGAAGGAGATGGACGTTTATTAGAGACTAATAATCCAACGCTTAGACTGTTGGGTAGTTTTCTAGCATTATCAGCTACTTTTGGTACTGGTATTGCTATGTGTTGCATTAGAAAAATCGCTTTCCATGCCCACGCCTTGCTTACggtctctttctttgccCTAATTACCGTAATAGTTTCATTTTTCGGTATTATCTTAACTCCTGGACTTACATTCGAGATTCCTCGCAATACCAGACAGTGGGTACTATTGATTGCACTCGGTGTCGCAGGATTTATCATGCAATTTCTACTCACCGCAGGTATGCAGAGAGAAAAGGCCGCTAGAGCTATCGCTATGTCCTATTCGCAACTAATCTATGCTTCCTTTTTCGATCTCGTTATATTCAATCATTGGCCTTCAAAGTTAAGCTTTTTAGGTGAGATGATTATTACCGTGGCTGTTGTTGGTATAATATACTTCAAAGAGGAACCTACCTCTTCTCATGATCTCGAGGATCTCGAGGATCATGATTCCATTTCCTTGTCATCTTTAAGTATAGATGACGATGACTCTATTCACTGA
- the QCR8 gene encoding ubiquinol--cytochrome-c reductase subunit 8: MAVHYTGWWGHIGSPKQKYITQYTVSPFAQSPLKGSLNRAVFNTFRRFKAQVFYVGVPAIIVWEVWTNARDYNDYLYTKAGREELKRVNV, from the exons ATGGCTGTTCATTATACGGGATGGTGGGGCCACATAG GTTCCCCCAAACAGAAGTACATCACTCAATACACGGTTTCTCCTTTTGCCCAAAGTCCATTGAAGGGATCACTCAACAGAGCAGTGTTCAATACATTCAGAAGATTCAAGGCTCAGGTGTTCTATGTAGGCGTTCCAGCCATCATTGTGTGGGAAGTCTGGACTAACGCTAGAGATTACAACGATTATTTATATACCAAGGCCGGTagagaagagttgaagagaGTTAACGTGTAA
- a CDS encoding uncharacterized protein (CAZy:GT22) — MHYLLLITLKSLIVSAIFGTVLGAFASFKADSFFWNEETLPELDSFIFNLVEGKSKDWGTEPLYAYFTKYLPHIFMIPLIPLMALYGFNDDLVNYGVGTVKTVTISSVLFIFVMSLQPHKEWRFIVYSLPGITIAASNGIVKIMEKAKSYRSLFKFVVIAICLCNYLLSLFAGYVSSFNYPGGEALTNLNLKLFRENQAGTLRPITVHMDVATCMSGATLFNRMDDSKFEITYDKTENSFKLDQLWNTFDYVITEIDNEKELLVENGCQWVKIDVVDKLSGLDKASIISHAKNPLKTFNEVKAAFHNRNTGYLVNFIHLEPEIFVYEKMCTVV, encoded by the exons ATGCATTA CTTGCT GTTAATCACCCTCAAGTCATTGATTGTGAGCGCGATATTTGGAACTGTTTTGGGTGCCTTTGCCAGTTTCAAGGCAGACTCGTTCTTCTGGAATGAAGAGACGCTTCCAGAACTAGactctttcatcttcaatttggtAGAAGGTAAATCCAAAGACTGGGGAACTGAACCGTTATATGCATACTTTACCAAATATTTGCCGCACATTTTCATGATCCCGttgattccattgatgGCGCTTTACGGTTTCAACGATGATCTTGTCAATTATGGTGTTGGTACTGTCAAGACGGTTACTATCAGCTCAGTGCTGTTCATTTTTGTCATGTCTTTGCAACCACATAAAGAATGGAGATTTATAGTATATTCTCTTCCCGGTATCACAATTGCTGCTTCCAATGGTATTGTTAAAATCATGGAGAAGGCAAAATCTTATCGTTCGCTTTTCAAATTCGTCGTTATTGCCATCTGCTTGTGCAATTATCTTCTATCGTTGTTTGCTGGCTACGTTTCCAGCTTCAACTACCCTGGGGGGGAGGCACTAACCaacttgaatttgaagttgttcAGAGAGAATCAGGCTGGTACGTTAAGGCCGATAACCGTCCATATGGATGTGGCCACGTGCATGAGTGGAGCAACGCTATTCAACCGCATGGATGATTCAAAGTTCGAAATCACGTATGACAAGACGGAGAATTCGTTCAAATTGGACCAGTTGTGGAACACCTTTGACTACGTAATCACAGAAATTGATAACGAGAAAGAACTACTCGTTGAGAATGGCTGCCAGTGGGTCAAAATCGACGTTGTGGATAAGTTGTCGGGATTGGATAAGGCCAGCATAATAAGTCATGCAAAAAATCCATTAAAGACATTTAACGAGGTGAAGGCTGCATTTCACAACAGAAACACAGGATACTTGGTTAACTTCATACATCTTGAACCAGAAATCTTTGTATACGAGAAGATGTGTACAGTAGTATAG
- a CDS encoding uncharacterized protein (EggNog:ENOG41), with amino-acid sequence MSQKELIPELISDEDEEIRYVEEVPKIQQPSKRRGLREEKVDKKVPVTILTGYLGSGKSTLLEKIAARGDKKLAVILNEFGDSVEIEKSLTIRDKDNDKVEEWLDLGNGCLCCSVKNNGVAAIERLVANRTGFDHILLETTGLADPAPIATMFWLDDALSSNVYIDGVVTVLDSDGIEKWLDDAHNDHHMEEQIQQHHAKLGKGLTIAHLQIALADAILLNKFDKVENDPKRVGRIKKRVQGINSVAPIYDTKYGDIDLDKILGLHAYETKNIEELIKNTTDYHDHSMTSITLNFPKLKDQEEFDKFEHYLQNVLWKEDGGDAADADDVMEIHRTKGLIFIGDDDYKVIQGVRKTYDILDGVKPVAELGLDTSRLVLIGRNIDLANMKQNFHAITGIIAYD; translated from the coding sequence ATGAGTCAAAAAGAACTGATACCAGAACTTATATCagatgaagacgaagaaatCAGATACGTTGAGGAAGTGCCCAAGATTCAACAGCCTAGTAAGCGGAGAGGATTGAGGGAAGAGAAGGTAGACAAGAAGGTTCCCGTTACTATACTAACGGGATATCTTGGATCTGGAAAATCCACATTACTAGAGAAGATAGCTGCTCGGGGAGATAAGAAGCTAGCCGTTATTTTGAATGAATTCGGTGATTCTGTGGAAATAGAGAAGTCACTCACTATAAGGGACAAGGACAACGATAAAGTAGAGGAATGGCTTGACCTCGGAAATGGATGTCTATGTTGCTCTGTTAAGAACAACGGAGTAGCTGCTATTGAAAGATTAGTAGCCAATAGGACTGGGTTTGACCATATCTTGCTAGAGACTACTGGGCTTGCTGATCCGGCACCTATTGCTACAATGTTTTGGTTAGACGATGCACTATCATCCAACGTTTACATTGATGGAGTTGTGACCGTTCTTGATTCTGACGGTATTGAAAAATGGCTTGATGATGCCCATAATGACCATCATATGGAAGAACAGATCCAGCAGCATCATGCAAAGCTAGGTAAAGGACTTACTATTGCACATTTGCAGATAGCTCTGGCAGATGCCATTTTACTTAATAAGTTTGATAAGGTGGAGAATGATCCAAAACGAGTCGGGCGCATCAAGAAACGGGTTCAAGGAATCAACTCCGTGGCACCTATCTACGATACCAAATACGGGGATATAGATTTAGACAAGATATTGGGACTACATGCATACGAAACCAAAAATATAGAGGAATTGATCAAGAATACGACGGATTACCATGATCATTCTATGACCAGTATCACTTTGAACTTTCCTAAGCTGAAAGACCAAGAGGAGTTTGATAAATTTGAAcattatcttcaaaatgTTCTATGGAAGGAAGATGGAGGCGATGCTGCAGACGCTGATGATGTAATGGAAATTCATAGAACAAAGGGACTTATTTTCATCGGAGATGACGATTATAAAGTGATTCAAGGAGTCAGAAAGACCTACGATATATTGGATGGAGTTAAGCCGGTAGCCGAATTGGGATTGGATACCAGCAGACTTGTTTTGATTGGTAGAAACATCGATCTCGCCAATATGAAGCAGAACTTCCACGCAATCACTGGGATCATCGCTTACGATTAA